A part of Ziziphus jujuba cultivar Dongzao chromosome 8, ASM3175591v1 genomic DNA contains:
- the LOC107414359 gene encoding uncharacterized protein LOC107414359: MVKAIRVYELGGPEVLKWEDVEIGEPSEGEIRVKNKAIGLNFVDVYFRKGVYKAASFPFTPGVEAVGVVTAVGPGVTGRQVGDLVAYAGRPIGSYAEEQILPANIVVPVPSSIDPVIVASVLAKGMTTQFLVSRCFKVEKGHTVLVHAAAGGVGSLLCQWANALGATVIGTVSTKEKAAQAKEDGAHHVIIYTEEDFVTRVNEITSGNGVDVVYDSVGKDTFEGSLACLKLRGYMVCFGQSSGIPDPVPLSALAAKSLYITRPSMMQYTATREELLETAGEVFTNVASGALRVRVNHTYPLSQAAQAHADLEGRKTSGSIVLIP, translated from the exons ATGGTTAAAGCCATCAGGGTTTATGAACTTGGTGGACCTGAG GTTTTGAAATGGGAGGATGTGGAAATAGGAGAGCCAAGTGAGGGCGAGATTCGCGTGAAAAACAAGGCCATTGGTCTTAATTTCGTTGATGTGTACTTCCGCAAAGGGGTTTATAAAGCTGCTTCATTTCCCTTTACTCCAG GTGTGGAAGCTGTTGGGGTTGTGACAGCAGTTGGACCTGGAGTAACAGGCAGGCAAGTTGGTGATCTTGTAGCTTATGCTGGTAGGCCAATAGGCTCATATGCTGAAGAGCAGATCCTTCCTGCAAATATAGTTGTTCCTGTTCCTTCTTCTATTGATCCTGTTATTGTAGCATCTGTTCTTGCAAAGGGCATGACAACTCAGTTTCTAGTTTCACGTTGTTTCAag GTTGAAAAAGGACATACAGTTCTCGTTCATGCAGCAGCTGGTGGAGTTGGATCTCTGTTATGCCAGTGGGCTAATGCTCTTGGAGCCACTGTCATTGGAACTGTCTCAACTAAAGAGAAAGCAGCTCAAGCCAAGGAAGATGGAGCTCACCATGTTATCATCTATACAGAAGAGGATTTTGTCACCCGCGTAAATGAGATAACATCTGGCAATGGGGTTGATGTTGTCTATGATTCTGTAGGGAAGGATACCTTTGAG GGATCGTTGGCATGCTTAAAACTTCGTGGATACATGGTGTGTTTTGGGCAGTCATCAGGTATCCCAGATCCAGTACCATTATCAGCTCTTGCAGCGAAATCACTGTACATAACAAGGCCTTCCATGATGCAATACACAGCTACTAGAGAGGAGCTATTGGAGACCGCAGGAGAGGTTTTTACAAATGTTGCATCAGGAGCATTGAGGGTTCGAGTAAATCATACATACCCTTTGTCTCAGGCAGCGCAAGCACATGCAGATCTTGAGGGTAGGAAAACTTCTGGATCAATTGTTCTGATACCTTAG
- the LOC107414363 gene encoding uncharacterized protein LOC107414363, translated as MSRLSAIFSPARLARLTQLVPNHFQNKQPPLELLRPLSGLPTQLAPHPFSQSSQLFPWISTQCAFFSSSSSSLPNFVKAIRVHELGGPEVLKWEDVEIGEPKEGEIRVKHKAIGLNFIDVYFRKGVSKAAALPFTPGMEAVGVVTAVGPGIKGTQVGDLVGYAGTPMGSYAEEQILPASKVVPVPTSIDPLIAASVILKGMTAQYLLRRCFKVEAGHTILVHAAAGGVGSLLCQWANALGATVIGTVSTKEKAAQAKEDGAHHVIIYKDEDFVARVKEITSGNGVDVVYDSVGKDTFQGSLDSLKVRGYMVSIGVSSGTPDPVPLSALAAKSLYLTRPSVMQYTATREELLETAGEVFANVESGVLRVRVNHTYPLSQAAQAHADLEGRKTSGSVVLIP; from the exons ATGTCGAGATTATCGGCGATTTTTTCTCCGGCCCGTTTGGCGAGGTTAACTCAGTTGGTTCCAAACCATTTTCAGAATAAGCAGCCCCCACTGGAGCTTCTACGACCACTCTCTGGTCTACCAACTCAATTGGCTCCACACCCTTTTTCTCAAAGTTCTCAACTTTTTCCATGGATTTCGACCCAGTGCGCGTTTTTCAGCTCTTCATCATCTTCGCTACCAAATTTTGTTAAGGCCATTAGGGTTCATGAACTTGGTGGACCtgag GTTTTGAAATGGGAAGATGTGGAAATAGGAGAGCCAAAGGAGGGCGAAATTCGTGTGAAACACAAGGCCATTGGTCTTAATTTCATCGATGTGTACTTCCGCAAAGGGGTTAGTAAAGCTGCTGCATTGCCTTTCACTCCAG GAATGGAGGCTGTTGGGGTTGTAACAGCAGTAGGACCTGGAATAAAAGGCACGCAGGTTGGTGATCTTGTAGGCTATGCTGGTACTCCGATGGGCTCATATGCTGAAGAGCAGATCCTTCCTGCTAGTAAAGTTGTGCCTGTTCCTACCTCTATTGATCCTCTCATTGCAGCATCTGTCATTCTCAAGGGCATGACGGCGCAGTATTTATTGCGCCGTTGCTTCAag GTTGAAGCAGGACATACAATTCTTGTTCATGCTGCAGCTGGTGGAGTAGGATCTCTGCTATGCCAGTGGGCTAATGCTCTTGGTGCCACTGTCATTGGAACTGTCTCAACTAAAGAGAAGGCAGCTCAAGCCAAGGAAGACGGAGCTCACCATGTTATCatctacaaggatgaggatttTGTTGCTCGTGTTAAGGAGATAACATCAGGCAATGGGGTTGATGTTGTCTATGACTCTGTAGGAAAAGATACCTTTCAG GGATCGTTGGATTCCTTAAAAGTCCGGGGTTACATGGTGAGTATTGGGGTGTCATCAGGAACACCAGATCCGGTACCATTATCGGCTCTTGCAGCGAAATCACTGTACTTAACAAGGCCTTCTGTGATGCAATACACAGCTACTAGAGAAGAGTTATTGGAGACTGCAGGAGAGGTGTTTGCTAATGTTGAGTCAGGTGTGCTGCGGGTTAGAGTAAATCATACATACCCTTTGTCACAGGCAGCGCAAGCACATG